The following proteins come from a genomic window of Lycium ferocissimum isolate CSIRO_LF1 chromosome 4, AGI_CSIRO_Lferr_CH_V1, whole genome shotgun sequence:
- the LOC132051945 gene encoding ribose-phosphate pyrophosphokinase 1-like, whose amino-acid sequence MASLTLPSSSSTKNSRLSSQNSRLSSRFYSSCSSLSCRNFVPKQTRGPNYINCEINEPANEKPIVPIINDETLPTFLQAKRLQNAVDRNYNKLNPKLKIFSGTANPSLSQEIAWNMGLELGKVKIKRFADGEIYIQLQESVRGCDVFLIQPTCPPANENLMELLVMVDACRRASAKNITAVIPYFGYARADRKTQSRQSIAAKLVGNIITEAGADRVLACDLHSGQSMGYFDIPVDHVYCQPVILDYLASKKISSNDLVVVSPDVGGVARARAFAKKLAAPLAIVDKRRQEHNIAEVMNLIGDVKGKVAVMVDDMIDTAGTISKGAALLHEEGAREIYACCTHGVFSPPAVERLSSGLFQEVITTNTIPVMDKNYFPQLTVLSVANLLGETIWRVHGACSVSSIFQ is encoded by the exons ATGGCTTCTTTGACTTTGCCTTCCTCTTCTTCTACTAAAAACAGTCGTCTTTCTTCTCAAAACAGTCGTCTTTCTTCTCGTTTTTATTCTTCTTGCTCGTCCCTCAGTTGCAGAAACTTCGTTCCTAAACAAACACGGGGTCCCAACTACATC AATTGTGAAATCAATGAACCAGCGAATGAGAAGCCTATTGTGCCAATCATTAATGATGAGACACTTCCAACATTCTTGCAAGCCAAACGCCTACAGAATGCAGTCGACAGAAACTATAACAAGCTGAATCCAAAGCTGAAGATATTTTCTGGAACCGCAAATCCTTCACTTTCTCAG GAAATTGCTTGGAACATGGGGCTTGAACTGGGAAAGGTCAAGATCAAGCGCTTTGCTGATGGTGAGATTTATATCCAGTTGCAAGAGAGTGTTCGAGGATGTGATGTTTTCTTGATTCAGCCCACTTGCCCTCCAGCCAATGAAAACCTCATGGAGCTTTTGGTGATGGTAGATGCATGCCGAAGGGCTTCAGCCAAAAATATCACTGCGGTGATTCCATATTTTGGATATGCCAGAGCTGATAGGAAG ACCCAAAGTCGTCAATCCATTGCTGCCAAATTGGTTGGGAACATTATAACAGAAGCAGGTGCAGATCGTGTTCTAGCTTGTGATCTCCACTCTGGGCAATCCATGGGTTATTTTGACATTCCAGTGGACCATGTATACTGTCAG CCTGTTATCCTTGATTACCTTGCTAGCAAGAAGATTTCTTCCAATGATCTAGTGGTGGTCTCTCCTGATGTTGGGGGAGTTGCTAGAGCACGTGCTTTTGCAAAAAAGTTAGCTGCACCTTTAGCCATTGTCGATAAAAGACGCCAGGAGCATAATATTGCTGAG GTCATGAACCTGATTGGTGATGTTAAAGGAAAAGTTGCAGTCATGGTGGATGACATGATTGACACAGCAG GGACTATTTCCAAAGGTGCAGCACTTTTGCACGAGGAGGGAGCAAGGGaaatttatgcatgttgtacACATGGTGTTTTCAG CCCCCCTGCAGTTGAAAGGTTGTCAAGTGGCCTATTTCAAGAGGTTATCACCACAAACACAATTCCAGTGATGGACAAAAATTATTTCCCTCAGCTGACAGTTCTTTCAGTTGCAAACCTTCTTGGTGAAACAATTTGGCGCGTACATGGTGCTTGTTCTGTGAGTAGCATTTTTCAGTAG
- the LOC132051946 gene encoding tobamovirus multiplication protein 2B has translation MATPTSTGKGVSSNSSRDGSAKTMVSDQISQSIQSTSNLLHLMLQSSPSQAELMKLPKSLFAKTPTIKNTELVLEQLPRVISALDAHMDNGLQSVPQLKTVMQLLSNIENCQLKPLSRSQAIQQEETESVEQSPEAG, from the exons ATGGCAACGCCAACGTCGACCGGCAAAGGCGTCAGCAGCAACAGCAGTAGAGATGGGTCAGCGAAAACAATGGTGTCTGATCAAATCTCTCAGTCTATTCAGTCCACTTCCAATCTCCTTCATCTCATGCTTCAATCTTCCCCTTCCCAG GCCGAACTGATGAAGCTACCAAAGAGTCTTTTTGCTAAGACACCTACTATCAAGAATACTGAGTTG GTATTGGAGCAGCTGCCTCGGGTAATTTCAGCACTGGATGCTCATATGGATAACGGGTTACAGAG TGTCCCTCAGCTGAAAACTGTAATGCAGCTGCTCTCAAACATAGAAAACTGCCAGCTCAAGCCCTTATCCAGGTCTCAAGCTATTCAACAAGAG GAGACTGAATCAGTAGAGCAATCTCCAGAAGCCGGCTAA